CCTCAGGGGGGTTTGATGTGATTGACGTTCTCCCCAAACAAGTGGAACAGAGTCACAAGACGCTTGGAAAAACACCCACTTGCTctttcacagacagacacgccGGAGAATGTGAAGGACAGTCGAGCGACGGGACGACGATGGCAGTGATTCCCTATCAGAGCAGGAGGTCCGTGACTGAGGGCAGCAGCTCGGCCAACTCCGACTCGATGTTGGCCGTCTGAGTGACGGGGTTGCCACGCAGATCAAGGCGCTTCAGCTTGGGGCAGGAGGCCAGCGGCTGAAGGTCTGCCAAAGTCGAGATTTCTGTGCATTTGGGTTAATGAAAAAGTCTTCCCGTGTGCCGCGGggagcaacatcagcagcaatgaACAGAAGGAGACGGACGCACGTCTTCCCAACACTGGTGCAAAGGTCAGACCCACGTGTCAAATACGACACCGGGATATTAATTAATCTTTCTAAATATAAAACATGGAGGCAATTTACACGCTACTACACTGCACATATATGCACTGAGACTGCAACGCAcgtacaaagaaaacaaaacttgaGCCTGAGAGTCACGACCTGCAAAGCACATTAATTCCTCTCAAGCGTATCGGCGGAAGTGAAGCATGAAGGGGAAGGAGTCTGCGGCGATGATGTGCCGTTAAGTGTCTCTTCCCTTCTTAATGATGCAGTTTACTCTGTGAAATTGCAGTGCTGATTTTATTTACTCAAAGTTTCAGGTGAAAACAAATTATTCATGCATTGAGCAGAAGAGTCTCGTTACCGCCGCAATTTTCCAAACTCCCTAAACACGGTTCTCGTGTGCCTCTTGTGCGCCGCAGCCTTCGCGCGCCGTCAGCTGCTCGCGCTCTTTGGCGGGGCTGTTTGGCAGCGCTGAGCCTTGCGAGCTCAGAGTTGATTCACACATTTCTTGAGTCACGAGTGCACTGTGAGAAGAGTGTACAGATATACATTGATCTCCATGACAGGGATGCTGCAGGATCGACGCAGATCCAGAACAGGACGCTCTGCAGCAAACAAACGTGAACATAGAGACGGATTTAAGGATACTGTTGTTCTTCAAGAGGACTTCCTCCAGTTTGGGAAGGTGATACACGCCTTCCAGGTTTTCTATGGAGTTGTTATCAGCCTCCAATACCTGAAAGCGTGAAGAAGCCATTTCAGTCGTGTAGTGCAAAGAGATGTAATCAATACCATTTCTAGCGTAATCTACCAACTGTGGGACACACAAGAGAAGGACGGAAACAGTCCATGTAGGACAGATGATTGGATTTGAATCGCAGCTTTATTACCTCCAGGCACTGCAACATGGCGAACTGAGGAGGCAGCCGCTGCAGCTGATTAGAGGACAGATTGATATGGGTAACCAGTAACAGCTGGTCCAGGTGGCATAAGGTGGTCAGGttctgtcaaaaaaaacaaaaaaaacaaaaaaaaaacagaaatatgactTTTCAGAACTTCTGTACATGGTGGAAAATAATTTCATGATCAAAGTCTGAACCAACCTTGTCGGAAATACTGAAGACGCGCACTTCAGCGTACTCCATTTTCAGAATGGTGTTTTCAATCATAAACTTGCTGCACAGGTCACTGTAATACGCCGAGTGCATGGAATCCACTTCCTGAGGGAAGCGAGAGCCTTCGGTCAGTGATCTGTGGCTCTTTTCTGGCCAGTGTCACACTCTGTGCGTGGTTGGTACCCACCTTCAGTGTTTGGAAATGAGCAAGCGTCTCCTTCTCGTATCCTAGAGGGTCTAGCGCCCTCATCAGGAGGATAATGGTCAGCAAGCACCCTGCCGAGGCAAGCAGATGCATCGtgatcagcagcagtgaactCCAGTGTTCTGAATTCACGTGACGGTGGTGATTTGGTTCAGtgaagaacaaagaagaagcaCTTACACTTATTGAGCGGCTCCAGTTCTTGCAGCTGGTTGCAGGATTGTAGCTCCGACTGTAACACTGACGTCTTCTCGACTGAGAGTTCACTCCTACGGAGAAAGAGCACGCTCACTTTTCACGCCTTAAAAAACCTCCACAACGCGCCGCCATTGTTCCAAAGACAATACCTGAAAAGTTCCTGATCCGTAGCAGAGTCCCGACACCAGCTCTCAGTTCGACCTTTGGAAGTTAAAAGTTCACAGTGTGAGGATGCTTGAGCAAATACACGCAGGTAAAGGTCATACGTAAGGATGCAGGACATGCGTCACCTGTGTACAGAGCACagtctctgtgagtgtgtttttcagtccagTGCACGGTCAGATTGTGCTCATTTGTGATGTCGCTTATCGTTCCAGGAGGGAGATCGCAGATCTGAGCCGGCGTTAAGgttaaaaaaaggacaaaatgtccacaagtgaagagttttaacaTAAATTAACCATCTTTGAATGAAACCCACCCAGACCCACGCGTGAGTGTGCATATAAGTCCACGGCCGCATGCCAATACTGAAGAGCTGGGCGGAATAACGCTAACATCCCTGCCATGATGGCAAAGCAGTTAAAGCTTTCATGATTTGGATTTGCTGAGATCAGTTCTAACAGCGAGTACTGCGCcttattttacatcattttgtttttgacaattAAGATTAGAACTTACAATCAGAAATGACTGAGAGAAACATGGTTAGTTTGAGGGAGACGTCAGGCTGATGTATCATTCACGTGGTTCATGAAAGCAGAAGCGAGCTGTGGGAATATTTGGGTCCGAATTGGagctcagcagctcctctgaagCTTTGGCACCAGACGTGATTCCTGCTGTccttgtacttttacttattCATCCATAGAAAAGATCTTTAATTCAACGATCTTTCTGGAATGAAACCAGGTCCCATAAACAGGAAGCTCAACATGCCAAGTCGTATGCAGACAgcagtcctgcagctgcagggagTTCAGCGGCGGATTCCTCCAAACATGCATGTACGTCAGCTGACTCCCTCTGCGTCACCGCGCCCTGACAAGTCAGACAAGCTTTAAAAAGAGCAATGACAGGAAGTCCTACTACACGTCTTCAGCAGACGTAACAATGAGATTCCAAACCGGTCCATGAACCGAAGTGTTGTGAGGAAACgctttctctctgtgcacatACCACAGCGTCTTATCAACGTGTGATATGTGAACAGAATGTCTCAATGAGGATCTTTTTCAACCAGCAGCACGGTCGATAATAACGTCTGAGGCAACGACCAGCCAATGGAAAAGGATACCCACACAGGGCTGTGTTTGAAACGCGGGTGGACGCTCCTCCACTCCACTCTCTGGGGCTGCCCGTCGAGCACCAGCAGCAGGCCGACAGACTGCGCCTAACAGATCgcaggcaggaggagagtgaaCGCAGGACAACACACGACAGTTAGTTACACACATTTCTCCACACTGAGCCCACCTTTCCGAAAAACACTCCTcacacagtcagcagcacaggggccGGCCTGGATCACTGATTTCATCTGTCGTGAATTGTTTTCTCACTCCAACTCGACGGCCACGTCTCTGCGCATGACTTAGtgcagtttgcatgtttttcgTATTATTTTAAAAGCTGCTACAGTTTATATTCAGTTTACACAAAATGAGGGTAAATCAGAATAAATTTTCTACAtctaaagcaaataaataactTTGAAAATACATAACTCACTAATTGGGCCACATGAAAGACTTGGTGAGGATGGGGGACAAGAGAAGACATGAAGAGGACATAAAGGGGACTTCAGGTGTGATGTGGGTGAGTACAGAGTGTCTGTATCTGTAGCTATCCTACACATGTATAATGAATACTTTAACTAGGTTTGGTCGATATGGCCTGAAAATATCACAACATTTCAGGGTATTACTGCGATCATTTCAATGTCCTGGACGAACGTAAAGTAATCTGGTCAAAGTAAAGGaaatcagtacttttacttattgtgcttcatttaaagtgtttgacatataacttttaaaaagtgtatttcTCAATAGATGTCGTGAAGTTCCACttaaacagattaaaaatgaatgtactaattctgcaatacttaaaaatggtatttcaaagtacttataaaaagtgtactttCTTGTAAGTGTATTATAAACTGTACTTGAGTGTACCACATTACAAATACTTTCAATAGTGATAAAGTGTACTTATGAAAAGTACACTTATTTTCAAGTACTTTGTAACACACTATTAGCGTGCTTAACTAAAGTGTACTTTAATGtcacttcattttcagtatATTTAAGTTTATTTCCAGCACACTGGTGATGTAATACAActgtactgcaagtgtgttttgaatgctcatgaatcctgattttcactgatGTTCTTCAGGACACTTAAATTTGTAAAAAGTTGTGCCAATTCAGCaactatttacattttaagtgtTGCTCAAGTTGTACTTAAAGACCACTTGAGTACAAGCATGCTTGAGGGCGACAAAAATAGCACAACGTGCGCCTAGTACACACTTCAAAAAGTATAAGTAGAATATTTTTTTCACctgggttttttctttttaaaaatctgaaacaatCAAAAGAAAACTCGAAAATGACGGCGGTGTTATCGTGAACAATATTAATAAGAAAGCTGCGATGATGAAAACAGGCGAGGATGCTCACATTAACAGGCCTCGAGAAGGCGACGGCCACTCTCTCCTCATCCcgacagacatacacacagcttATCATCTCCTCACGCTCCGCtgttgaaaagacagaaaattcaGGTTTGTGCAACTCGTGTTTGAAAAATGACCAAGTAGAGCGAATATTTGCACGCACAGAAGAACAGGTACACGCAGACACAGGTGGACGTACCTCTGCCGAGCAGCCAGCGATAGTAGAACCAAGCGCTCTGATCGTTGGGGTCAGTGAAGAAAGCGTTCTGTACGAGCTCatattctggaaaaaaaaaaggtatagGTAAATGCTAAATGTGCTGAATTGTGCATCAGGCATCACTTGCAAAGCACTACTATTTCTAGTCTTTCTCAAGCCTCAGACTGCCCCCTGTCTGTCATTACCAGGTACTGCTGACGACACATCCTGCCCAGTCATCTGCTGAGGTTTTGTCCAGTTTACCTTTGAGGAGTTGCTCCTCACAGACGCGATGAGAATGGGTTtgtggagaaggtggaggagaggactgGGGAGGCTCGCGGCACGGTGATGGGGGTTCAGGAGACTCCGGGTGGAGCAGCGGCAATAAGGTGCTGCGATAGTGCCAGCTGGAGTAGTTGGAGAAGTTGGAGCCAATAAGACGATCAGTGAACTCCAACTCCTGGTCCACGGGCACACCAGAGATCTTCACGACCATCCGGCGATAATCCCAGCAATGGACTGGTCGAGATGGGAGAGTATGGTGTGAGACATGGATGGAAACAGCGTAATGACGTACTGGGCTGAGATAAAATCACAAGATGATGCAATATTATCCAAATCTCTATGATTCTTGTATTTCCTTTTTCCGTCACTCACAGTTGCGGTCGTCCAGGCTGAGGCAGCGATCGCACAGGCTCAGTTCTCTGGCCCAGTCAGGTCGAGGCAAGCGGGCGGAGACCCAGCCTCGGTGGTGCCAGCTCCCGTAGGACTTTGGGTTCACCTTCAGGCAAGACTCCAGAAACGAGAGCTCGGCCTCGTAAACCTTTTGCACTTCATCCTCGTCCCTGAAGCGGATATCAAGAAACGTATCTCAGATGATTTATCACCGAGAAAGAGTCATACTGAGAATCTACAGTGGACAAGAGAACTGGTATTGATCTAACTTCACAGTCTCCAGGTGCATTAGGATCTCTCGTCTGTAATTCCACAGGGTTGCAAAGTCAGGATTGGATGATAGCAGCTGCTGGGTCAGCTGGAGAGCCTCATCATCCCAAAtaccctccttcctctgtcacaTAGAAAAAAGATGTGAGGCAGTTACACAGAGCGgcaaacaggcaggcaggcaggcaggcaggcaggcaggcaggcaggggaacagaagagaaatgagtagtcaacaaaaaaaacaaacaaacagatgataAACAGGCACCGTTTAGTCACCGAAACTGTTCAATAAGCACGATGCATGATGTCGATCCTGCATATTAACTATTATATGTATGTTACAGATGGTGTTTGTGTAATTCACTCAAAACGTACCACAGAGTGTGTTGATGGGAATGAAGGAACacgtcacccagtgcaacagcaAAACAGTGAACTACAGGATGCTTCAGCTACACAGGCACAAATGTTCAAAAGGTCCctaaaacacaaactttttgGGACCtttttgcttgattttatatattttctggCTCTGTGCTCTTTCCTTACACATGACTGCTATttattgtttcatgtgttgaTTCATTTCACTTTCCTGTCTTCATTATTTGGCTCATATTTCTTATTGATGCTgtgattttaaattgaattttttttaagcCCAGCAACCACTGTATGGAAGCTGACGTGGATCCAATTGAAGAATAAAGACTAAACTGATAATCCATGGGATCAATTCACTGtccctttttgtcttttcattgatCTTTTGTTTCAAATAAGAGGAAAGCTGAGTAGCGACGGCTCTATCGTGTAAAATCTATGGTGAAATCCGTCTT
The Chaetodon auriga isolate fChaAug3 chromosome 3, fChaAug3.hap1, whole genome shotgun sequence DNA segment above includes these coding regions:
- the rabggta gene encoding geranylgeranyl transferase type-2 subunit alpha; this translates as MHGRVKIKSTAQQEEEKRKEREKKLKIYVAARDACFSKRKEGIWDDEALQLTQQLLSSNPDFATLWNYRREILMHLETVKDEDEVQKVYEAELSFLESCLKVNPKSYGSWHHRGWVSARLPRPDWARELSLCDRCLSLDDRNFHCWDYRRMVVKISGVPVDQELEFTDRLIGSNFSNYSSWHYRSTLLPLLHPESPEPPSPCREPPQSSPPPSPQTHSHRVCEEQLLKEYELVQNAFFTDPNDQSAWFYYRWLLGRAEREEMISCVYVCRDEERVAVAFSRPVNAQSVGLLLVLDGQPQRVEWRSVHPRFKHSPVWICDLPPGTISDITNEHNLTVHWTEKHTHRDCALYTGRTESWCRDSATDQELFRSELSVEKTSVLQSELQSCNQLQELEPLNKWCLLTIILLMRALDPLGYEKETLAHFQTLKEVDSMHSAYYSDLCSKFMIENTILKMEYAEVRVFSISDKNLTTLCHLDQLLLVTHINLSSNQLQRLPPQFAMLQCLEVLEADNNSIENLEGVYHLPKLEEVLLKNNKISTLADLQPLASCPKLKRLDLRGNPVTQTANIESELAELLPSVTDLLL